GGGGCGCCAGTTCAGAagataggtggcggtggcgagcacCTCGACCCAGTATGGGGTGGCCATGGAGGCGTGAATGAGCAAGGTGCGAGTCATGTTATTAAGGGTGCGTAGGACACGCTCGGCTTTCCCATTTTTGGGAAGTATAGGGACATGAGAGGTGCAAGTGGATACCTTGAGAAGTTAAAAAAGATGTGAGAGGCTTATTGACAAACTCGGTCCCATTGTCAGATTGGACGCTTCGAACGGGAAGACTAAACTACGTATGAGCATAGGCACAAAAGGTAATGATGGGTGAGGTgacttcagacttgtgaactagaggaaacgtccaacaaaaatgcgtgaagtcgtccaaaatgactaggtagtagcgataaccAGAAACGCTAGCAAcgggagaagtccaaacatcacagtgaaTTAACTCAAAAGGAGTAGAGCCGtgagagctagaatgtgagaaaggtaaccgcacatgtttccctaactgacatgaatgacatagagtGTGATTGTCTTTATTATAGGCAATAGATGAAGTCTATCTAAGCGTAGCTATGGTGGCAGGATCAGGATGACCAAGatggagatgccacaaacaggaggagatggcgaggccGGCGTGGGGGCGCTGCAAAGCTGGCtgctggaggcatggtgtaaaggTCGCCGGCGCTATTGCAGCGAAGGATCACGCATGTGGTCAAAAAATCCTTGACAGAAACCAAAAGCatcaaactctatggtgcatTTATTGTGCTTAGTAAACTGACGAACAAAAATCAGATTACGAATTAAAGAAGGGACAATAAGGACATTGTTAAGACAAAagtgggaggtgggggtggtgaGGGTGGAATTGCCTTGGCACGTGATGGGAAGGGTGTGACCGTTATCGAtagtaatggaggagtgagaggaAGGAAGGTGGGAAAGAAGAATACCGTCCAAAGATGACATGTGGCCGAAAGCTTCTGAGTCAACGACCCAGCTGCCGTTCTGTAGTGCCATCTGTTTCAAGATGGCAACCACACCCACCTGGTCCCAGGTTGGCGCCTGAGGGAGCGCCTGAATGGGGGCATAGGCGACGTGGGCCTGCGGAGGGGCGTCGAGGAGGCCAGGGGCACCGGCGCGCCAACCCCTACCGCCCTGACTACCGGCTTGCTAGAAGCCCATAGCGTCGTAGGAGCCAGCCCTCGGACTGAAGCAGAACCACAGGCCGGTGGGCCATGGGGGCCCGCCGTCGTGAGAGCTGCCGCCCTTCTTCTgctgccacttcttcttgctGCCGACGCTAGGCTGGACAGAACCGAATGACGGGCGACACCCGCCCGTACAgccagaggaggaagacgatgagGAGTTCCCAGCGAGGAGgatggtggagttggagatcttctcctcTTTGGTGAGGCGAAGTTCCTTCAAGGTGAGCATGTCGTGCGCCTGGGAGAAGGACGGGAAGCCAGCGGTGGAAGGTGCGATGTCATCAGCGGTGTTGGAGAAGCATGGGTTGTGGCCGTGGAGGAGGTTCAGGACAAGCTGAGAGTTCTGAATGAGATGGCCAACATCATGAAGGGCGTCGGCGAGAGTCTTCATGTGGCTGCAGTATTCGGCGATGGAGTAGTTTCCTTgcgtcatggagtggaagtcgtggctgaggaagatcgccCGGGACTGCTTGTTGGCGCGAAATAGTCCCTCGATGGCGAGCCAGAGTTCCCAGGCGGCTTGGGCATCGTCGATCATGGTGAGGTCGAGGATGGAATCGTTGGCGGGGCTGAAGAACCAGGAGCGGACGCAGAATCCGCTTGATCTTAATCGGGGTCCTAGGGACGAGGAGCCACCATGCCGTCGATGTGCGATCGGAGGCCGAACTTGCTGCACATAgacttgaagaaggacgccCATCTGGAGTAGACGTTGGACTTCATCGTCAGTGTCATGGGAACGTGAGACTTGACGGAGATGGTGGCGTAGGGGTGGACGGCGGGCGGTGGTGCCGGGTACAGGATGAAGCCGCCACCGCTGTTTTCGGGTGCGTTGCCGACAGGAAGAGCTTGGGGTGCGCCGCCAGAGGAGCCGCCGGTGCCAGGTGGAGGCACGGAAGCACTGCCGTTGGCAACAAGAGACGGAACAGGACGCGGCACAAGGGGAGCAGAAGGAGCTGTAGTGTTGTTGAACATAGAGGAGTcggcggaggagagggtggcCATGGCGCAAGACACGGAGGGGGCACGCCAGTCAGGAAGGTGCAGTAGAGGGGGGTGGCGGCAGCATAGCAGGGGGCGTCACCTAGGGTTTTGCATGGGGCAGGAGGAGGCgtagggagaggagaggaggcccacgatctaatctcatgataccatgtagagaagtagatgggaaacaccacacacaccAATGAGGGGGGTTACCTCTATATATATTGCCAATatagcttggagtacaaggaaaggataaatacatcctaatatacaaatatactTCATAATAACATCACCTGAGAATCCAAGCTTAGGTCCTTATTCGAGTAGTCTGTTAAATCTTTTCTAAGCTTgatctattccttcatcttctccttgcacgAACATGATCACTTCCTTCCGAAGGTTTTGAACTTTGCTCATAGAGAAAAATCTCCCACAAAACTTTGTCATTAGTGTCTCCCAATTCCTCTTCGCATCGAAAGAAGCTTCTACATACCATCGTTTTGCTTCACCTGCAAGTGAAAATAGGAACAGATTCCAGCTGAACCAAGTTAATGGAATTCGTCTTGTTGTAGCGTGTTGCAAAGCATCGTGAATCACTCAATGTCTCTGTATGGATTATCAGTCTCCACTCCTTGGAAAGGATTGCTCTTAGCCATGTTGATTATTCCTTTATTCAGATTGTACTCCTTGGCTGCAAGCACTAAGTCAGATTTCTGCATGTCGAATTGATTGGTTAATGGGATTGCATAGTCCGTCAGcgacttttctccttcctccttgtagTGATTGATTACAGCCCTTCGTGGcccttctggtcctctccttccttgtgctggcttccctcgacgaccgatgtccaaatatccattaagctctttatacaaacccccttgattatgtcgtatttcctgccaaaatacaatatgatccaaaatacaacacatgcaataatggggttatttcaggtttcaagtggcgggttagtataggaataagcatgaaaacactagttaaagggcactaaaagtgtgtgaATAATGAGCGTCAATAGCCCCATAGGAGTAAGGTAAAAGGTAAGATCAATGCTAACTTATTCAATTTTTGGTAGAATATTTTCTTGTAAGCTTGCATAAGTTAGGAATACAACATAGTAGCAACTCCAGATCAaccaacctaagtcttagcattTTCTCGACGAGCAAAGGGCCagcttgggggagttgttgatgatcgttaagtaccaaatatgaccatcaatatactaaagaaaaaaagaggattggcatttcttacatgtatatttggtttcgaataatgtaattccacttgtccttggagaatatttggttgcaggtgaaataaTACAAAGGAAGGAGAAAGCACACTCTATGGAGCAAAGAAACACACTTATAACCAATGGGAAGTTGCcacgtgtgcatcccatggattcaAAGGctcacaaactaccacaacagCCTCAATCCATCGGATAACGCACACAACcaccattgggacccaccaggCAGTCACGTGGAGAAACGCAGTTGCGAGGCGGGCTCACAAGGGGTTGGCCAAACCACCCTTGCCTCCTCTCATCTCCAGCTTCCGCCCTTGCCCCTCCATCGGTTATGGGATATTCCCCGAAGATTCCCTAGCAGAACTacctcttggagcctataaatagagaggCACCCCCTCCATTCTTAGACAGaccacaagttgaatcactccctccctcttagtttccaagtgtgaagttaggctagagtagctctacttcaggttccAGATCTttttggagtctagggtatggctcttgtatcttacaTTCCTAGGTATCCTTTATTCTATTCAAGGtattcatcttctttatatagtgttgtgcttggttcttatatgcataagttagatatatacccttgctatgctAATGTtctaggcttatatgctcgtatgctagtcatataccctcgctatcatagtataggattatatactctcatgtacaccttgagaccatgcttcagtacataatctgtgtgcatatataccttgtatagcttagttgatctatgctacggcttcggttcaatggccatgtttatggtggcttcagccattgatacaatagcccggtggagtgttgttaacaacaCAATCATGGTGCTTTGATTGTTTaacttcattggatatgagtttatcCTCATaggttgctaggggtaggcgaCAGGTGGTGATAGTCCTGTCCGTCGTTTGTAATCCTTCACGTTCGGGTATGCTATAGGAAttcgtaaattagcagtaactttcACTACAAGAAAAGTGTTGATCCATgacgaaaattttatgacacatttgttctcctcatagatctatgacgtttctaGCTGAAAACATCATGAcgtttcacatccgagcaaattttgTGATAAAGTTACGGAACATTGTAAAAGTTGCTACTGTAGCTAAAAAAATCATCACTCgatgttacatggtggttttgtgacgatacAAGGTATGCGAAAACGTCATAAATCATCCAAAGTCCCACATTTAAGTTGGATAAGTACAACTAGCCTACTTGTAACTTAGTGGTTTCTCGTTTATTCTAAAAAGCAAGAGGTTAAGGTATCATTTTAGTTGTTATGTTGCTCATTTTCTTTCCCTCTAGCAGGTCGGCTAAATCATTTTTGCTTGCAGGTGATCACTGCTTGTTGAGTTAAAATTCTGTACTCTTTAACGCTTGTGACGTACCGTTCGTACCCTCAGATACATCAGGTACTACCTGTCAGCTGGTTTCTTTAGCTTCTACGGATCTCGACTGCAACCACTATTGGCCCATGTGGGTCAGGTTGCACTAATGAACTAGCTAATAAAAAAGATCACGCTCCCCATCGTAGGTTCAAGCTAATCACTTGCAATGAAGCAAGTTATATAGCATGCACGTGACAAGTGATCAAACAATGTTTTTATATTGTTTTTTAAATGCGTTGATAATATTAGTAAATATAATAGGCGATAATATTggtaaataaaataatttgaaTAGGTTATACGTATAATCCATAGCACAATTAATTTTCCTTGCATTTacattattttttccttttcctttttctttttttttccttttgggtCTGCACCCACTCTTAACTGGCCCGAGCCCATATTTTCCCAACCCTCTCTAAGGCTCTCTCAAGTTTGGGCCGTCAACCTTGCAGCCCAGCTCGCAGTCGCATGCCGTAACCCAGCTAATAGTGCTGACGTCGAAGGCGCCTCAACAAAATCCACCTCCCACTTCCTTGCCGTTGACAGCCCGACCCCACCTGTCACATGGCTCGTACCTCTTTCCTTGGATGCTCTGGTTCACGGAGCTCGAACAGAAGCAGAGCTACACGGTTATGGTGCGGTGGGCTGGCGAGCGGAACGGTCGCCGGCACCGACAGCAACCTGAAGTCAGTCTCCAACAATTACATCACGAGCCCCCTTGTCATTCGAGCAAAAGGGCAGGTAGGCAGTAGCGCAAAGGCAGCAGGTCTTTCTTCGCTCGCGTTCAAAGGCAGGCTGCTAATTTTGCAACCATGATGCAGAGTATGTATAGCATCTCTCTAGGCTAGTTGACTTGTATGGCTCATTTGTATAGGCTGCGAATTGGAGTTTTCTCTGATGACGTTTGCTACCTCAGCTGCAATTTGTTGTGTAAATGGCAGAGATCAATAAAGCTGTGAAAATGGAATATCACCCGCGTTTGGATTTGGGAGCCAAGTTCTTGCAAGCGATGTACTAGTCCATTTTTTCGGAGCTCTGAACCTGAAATGCTGTCGTTACATCTCTGAAACTCCAAAAATGTAGCCTACATTTCATGGTACATGATCACATGGTCGATCATGCCCGACCAAGATACTAAATAGCGTTTAGCAGTATGGTAATGGATTAGTGCCGGTGTAGCGAATCGTGGATAGTGGATGCTATAGCGGACACTAAATCTAAATAGCGGAATTCAAAAAATAGTCACAAATTTAGagcatatatgaatattaacatGTAGTTTACTTAAAAAAGTTAAAGTATTTAAGGTAGCCATTACATTTCATTGGTAagaatcacaaataaatagatatattaagatgtatggatatatattaacattaaattctcatattaatgaataaaaaattCATTTGTCCTCCCATAAATCTTCATCATTACCTAAATAATCATTTTAAACATTATTATTACCATTTGATTCATATTCATATGTCACTTGAACCATAAATTTAACGAATAGCGACTTAAGATTAAGCAATAGCGGTCATAGCGGACAATAGCGGCCGCTAAGTCTAAACATGTTATCTTGGATCCAGTGGTAGACTATCGCTACCGCTATAGTGGTCGCTATTGGGGCGCTACGAATACTATTTCCCTACACTCAGAGCTCCTAGCTGACCTACAATGTGTTCAGCACCACAAAGAAGTACGagctttagattttttttcacattttAATTTTCCTATATCATAGCTACTGTACTACGCGAAAAACAAGATGCAGCGCTGCTAGGTGTACCAGTACCAGGTCTGGCTAAATCTAAGGGTGCTTCCCTGAATGGACGCTAAGGTTAAACAGTGTACCTGAACTTGATGAAAAACTGATGATAGAGGGTTTGTATTTTTTGGCTTTCACAGGAATCACCGCCTAGGTCTCTGTGTTCAGAAACTCGGTGGTTTTGATGTGTTGTGGAAATGTAAACTCAAGGTGGACCAATAGTTGTACAAGTCCTTCTTCCTGTCTCTGAAAGTAACCATATTTTCGATGCTCAGTTTCTGGAGCTTCTCCACCTTTGTAATTTCGTGGTATGCTGATGAATAGAACAGAGAAAAGACATGGCAGCTGAAAGAATTTCAGAATCGGGAAATAATCGTGCAGCCTCTTCCTGTCAGCAGGCTCCAGCTGCTGGATTTGAATGGCACGATTAGAAAACACAGTGTACGCCGGACAACACCAGAAAAACAATATTCAGAACATCCTTCGAACAAAAACACACGCAGCAGACGCAAAATGTCAAAACTTCCGTGGACAAccatagcaaaaaaaaaaagtagcagcTGACTCATGCATAGAAAATTTTCAAGCTTTAAATACAATCAGAGAGGATGATATGATGTTTTATCCTGTTAGTATATTTTTCACTCACAGGATTATATGGTGTTTTTCACTTCGTATTTTTGACATAATGTTTCACTCTAGACGTCGATTCTGATGGTATTAGACTCCATGGCTTATGATGAAGAGCAATAACAGATTATATAAAAATCCATCACATGTAATTAttaatatttcaaaaaaaaaattaacatcaCCGGCGCGTTGAACTGCATATGCTTGGCTCAGCTTAGCGggttttctatatacataattttactatgcatctagacatagtatatatctaggtgcatataaaaactatgtatttagaaaagacaaaataaatagtaatttgaaacggagggagtaccattaAGACATATTGATTGCACTAAATTGTTTCTCCGATAAATTTTACTCTTTTAAAGCATGTGAAAGTATGGACCATATAAAAGAAGGAAATAATTAGGCTCCACACTAGTGTACTGATTAAACAAAAGATTGGTGCTGTTGCTACTACTACCTTCTACCTAGCTGCGTAGGAATCAAATCAGCTGCAACTGCAGGGCTGCCAAGCTACTAGCTGATGAACATAACTGAGAAAATACAGGGCGTCTGAGATAACTTCAGAATAGAGAGATGCCAGCTGAGAATTTCACTATCGCATGAAAGCAAAGCAAATACCTGAAACTTAAAATCGATGGCGTGGCGACCAATACCAAAGCAGAGAGAGGAAACGCTCACATAAAGGTCCAGCCGCTGCCGCTGTCGCCAGCCCTTGTTGCATTCGGACCAAGCCGCAGCAGCTCTAGCCTGTCCGCATGGTTCCGCAGGCTATTTCTTCAACGTAGCGTGGAAGAGCCATGGCCAAACACACACATCTGTGCCAGCTGCACGTccagccgctgccgctgctggcctGCCGCTGGGTACTGCGTCAACACAGCGCGCCAGCGCCCAAGTCCCTGCCCTAGTGGCTGGTGCACGAGGGCGCGCCACCAGCCTGCTTGCTGTCCGTCCATAGGACTGCCGCACCCGCACCTCTCCGGTACCAGGACAATCCTCTCATATATGTTTTTTGACATAGGATAGTCCGGTGTTTGGAATTTTTGGAATTATTGCAAGGCAGGATCTTCCGACGTTTGTTTTCAGTAACATAGGAGCTTTCTGTGATAAGTGTCTATATATGGGATGCAATATAACTATTTTTAATCATACCAAAATACCTTCTAAAAACATTATGAAATTAGCTTAGGGACCGAATTACATTCTTATAAGGTTCAAAAAACATTCACTAATAAAATCGAACTATGCTAATGATGTGCTTTATTCGGCCCTCATTTCGGAGCACAAGTTCATAGTCTTCcctctcatcagtcatcactaACAAGATTCTATAAGTGACTAATAGTCATCACTAACAAGATTCTACAAATTCATAGTCTTCCCTCTCATCTGTCAAGCATAAGTATAGAGTAGTACTCTAATGGTGCgtttggatgggagacaatgtagGACAGGACGGTCCTGTCCTAATTTTCTGGGATAGGATGATCGTATTTCATGTTTGGTTAGATGGACAGGGGTGTCCCTGTTTTTTATTTGGTTTGAGGGATAAAcgtgggatgggatgatcctgttttctgtttgaatcgAGGGATAGCTAGTTATGATAACCTTCTGCAAAAGCACGGTGACATTACCTCCTTCCTCTCATACCTTCCTTCTTTCTAAGGATAATTGCAGCTTTCCTTTTAATACAAATACaactttcaattttttttgtataATCTACTTCAATTTTTTTGTATATTCTAGATGGAGTGAACTTTACCATCAAATGGCATTCATATACAGATAGCATTCATATACAACTATCAAGTTGTGTTATCAGGTTACACAATATATAGTCTGAAACATATATAATTCATTTACCATCAAATAGCATTCATATATACAGATGCATTTACCAGACTACCATTACATCAAATTCAATGCTTACACAATATAGAAAGTTCAAGGCATACTATATGATAGGTCACAGTTAGCAAAAGAGATATGACTGACAAAAGAGATCTGTTACAAATATCAGGTGTAACAAACATGGTCTAGTTAGCAAAAGAGAAAGCTTTACCATACTAGTTGTATGTTCCAAAGCGCCCTACTGTCCAGGGAACTTCTTACTAACAAATATGGCCATCCAATGTAACTGGTGCTCAAATGGCAAGCCATAGAAAGCTTTACCAATGAGAGGATTGGCCACCAGATGAGCATAGTACGTGGATATCTGAAGATCATTAAAGCCTAAAACTGAAAGGCTATTCACTTTGGCAAAGAGATCTTTTGGCAGCTCATTGTTTGATTTAGCAACTTGTGTTATAGCCATGGCAAGCTTGTCACCAACTCTGTTGAACGCACCAATCAGCCCATCCTCTGCACTTTCAACAATCTTGTCCCTCTTGTTAGGTCTTGCATTAGATGTTGCCCCTTCCTCAAAAACACTGCTAGGATCCTCTTCTGTACCATTTGCAGCCCCATCTTCAGTGTCACCATCTTTTGTACCAAGAGGAGCACTTGAATCCTTTGCAAACTTGCCTGTAGCCATATCCTTCCCAAAGATTGTTTCCATCTCAGCATAGTTCTCAAGAGGCTTGTTTAAATACTCGGCATCAACCTTGTGATCCTATAATGCAATAGAAATCAATATGAAAAATATGATAAGAACAAGACCACAAAACGATAGAAACTAGATTACGTGCACATGGCCATTGTAGTGCTCCTCATCAAGGGTGATGATGTAGTTATCTTCATCGAATCCAGATGCACTCAAGCTCTTGAGTCGTGTTATCTTTGCCCACTTTCTTTGCCATGTCTTCAGATGGTTCTTAATCTGCTCACCATTGAGCGTAGTGTTGAATTTTTCATTGACAGCTCTAGCACATGCATTGAAATAGACCTTTTTGAAGCCCTTTCCTATTTTAACACCACTGGCAACCACATTGGCAACATTTTTTAGCATGAAATTGGACATTGGCGATGTCCAGGTAGCCACACCAGTACCTCTCCCAAGTCCCTCAACATGACCATCCATTGCCTGCCatgtaacaaaaaaaacatcTAGCATTGGATGTTAGTTAACTGGATTTCGGCACCAAATACAACAAGGATTGTATGTCATTTAACTGGATTTCAGCACCAAATAAGTCCTTGCAAATGAAATATAGCAACAATAAGTACATACAACTGAAATATAGCAACAATATATTCATACAACTGAAATATAGCAATAAATATGTCCATACAACACAAACACATCTAGAAAAATACTTGCAAAACTGAAATACATCAACAAACTAGTGGGTACTAATTAATATTGTTGTCTTGATGGTCTGCCCACATCTGATCAGCAATGCTTTGCCTGAAATTAACCATCTCGGTATGCTCATTTGCTTGTCCACTGTATGTTGTAGCATAGTTATAACTTGACAAATTATTATCTTCTATGAAGAACTCATCAATTCCATCTTGTATAACCCAATTGTGAATGATGCAGCAAGTAACAACAATGTCTACTTGAgttggaaaaggaaagaaaggagtGGCATCATCGAGAATTTTGAATCTTCTCTTTAGACACCCAAATGCACGCTCTACTGTGATACGAAGAGATGAGTGCCTAAGGTTGAATAGCTCCTTCTCATTTTGTACAGGATTATTCCCCCACTCATTCAAGTGGTAATGAACACCACGAAAAGGGGGCAAGAATCCTGGTTTTGCTCCATATCCGGCATCAACTAGGTAGAATTTGCCTAAAATGTGATGGAAAGTAGATCATATTTCTATTATATTAACGATTCATACGGAGAATCTGATATGGTATTAGTGTATTACCTTGTGGCACTCGAAGTCCATTCTCACGCTCCAAAGCATCTCGTAACACTAGTGCATCATGTGCTGTCCCCTCCCAACCAGCCAATACATAGGTGAACCGGAGATCAAAATCTACGGCAGCCATTACATTTTGAGAGGCATATGACTTCCTACCACGAAAGGATAACTCCATATCCTTAGGAACAGAGGCTCTTACATGTGTACCATCGATGGCTCCATTACAATCCTTAAAGTAAGGATCCCATTTGTGGTTCCCTTGTATTTTGGTAGGAGTTTCCAATGGCGGTGGCCTAATTAATTCCCCTCGTAGCTCACCAACAGCACGAAGAACCCTATTAAAATAACGACTGACTGTTTCTCCGGATCTATCAAAATTAGTCCCAACTACTCTGTTCCTAAGGTTGTGCCCCACGGTATTTAGAAACATTACCACTTGCTGCTCGACACAACAATGGATGGTATCTTCAAGCAAACCACGATCCctgaataggttgcaaaaccgaAAGAACTTGGCTCTATTTAGTCTTAGTATGTTCACACAAACTGTATCATCCTTCCAAATTTTGTTGTTTAGGTACTCAAGTCTCATCCTATCCTTTTCATCGATAGGTCCATAAGTAATACCTTCTCTCCTTGCAGGTTGCTTACGTTTTCTAGACTCAATACTAGCCATGGCCATCATTGACAACAACATATATGCAGCAGCAGTACAAGCAACAACTTTGGTTTTTTGATCCATCTATAACACAAAAGACCAAAAAATTCAGGACTATATACCACCAACTACTACTAGGAGAACCATGTGCAAGCACATCACAAAAATACCTTGAATCCTACTGCACACATGCATGTAAGCAATACCAAGATTATTGCACAAATGTATTCATTCAGAAAATATGGTGGCATAATAGATGCAAAACCAATCCTACAGCTGCTTCATGGATAATATCGAGCACACATACATACACATGGGTCAGTGCGCTAGGGTTTTCCATACCTTGGGGAAAGGAAGCCAAGATCCTGTTGGAGGACACGAACGGGGAGGGGGACAACACTAGGGCTCCTTCTTCCTGTGGACCGAGAGGGAGAAACATGGTGAGGATCTGGGAAggagagaatggaagggcatgGAAGGGATGGAGGAAGGACAAGGACGGATGATGCGTACCTGGGAGGGAGAACGTGGCCGGCGACACCTCCTGACGAGGAGCGGCACCCAGGTCGACGGGATCCAGGGATGGGCACCCCAATCGTCGGGATCCAGGGACGGCGGCGGATCGGGCAGCTCTATTACGCGTGGTACCTCCGCACCGCCGAGCCGCGGTCACTCGTCGGGGCCTACGTCTTCTACGAGGACATCTACAGccggcgtggaggcggcggcggcggccggcaccgGGCGCTGCGGCGGGCGcggaaggcggcggcagcggccggcacCAGGCGCTAcgctgctgtttttttttcgcGCAGGGGGAAGAGAGGAACGGGGAGCGCCAGCCTGTTTTCTTTTTACCGCAGGGGGAAGAGCGGTGCGCGGTGGCCTTTGGGCAGCACGCGCGCCTCACGTGACGGGCGAAGCGGAACT
This genomic window from Setaria viridis chromosome 8, Setaria_viridis_v4.0, whole genome shotgun sequence contains:
- the LOC117834347 gene encoding uncharacterized protein — translated: MDGHVEGLGRGTGVATWTSPMSNFMLKNVANVVASGVKIGKGFKKVYFNACARAVNEKFNTTLNGEQIKNHLKTWQRKWAKITRLKSLSASGFDEDNYIITLDEEHYNGHVHDHKVDAEYLNKPLENYAEMETIFGKDMATGKFAKDSSAPLGTKDGDTEDGAANGTEEDPSSVFEEGATSNARPNKRDKIVESAEDGLIGAFNRVGDKLAMAITQVAKSNNELPKDLFAKVNSLSVLGFNDLQISTYYAHLVANPLIGKAFYGLPFEHQLHWMAIFVSKKFPGQ
- the LOC140223669 gene encoding protein ALP1-like, producing the protein MDQKTKVVACTAAAYMLLSMMAMASIESRKRKQPARREGITYGPIDEKDRMRLEYLNNKIWKDDTVCVNILRLNRAKFFRFCNLFRDRGLLEDTIHCCVEQQVVMFLNTVGHNLRNRVVGTNFDRSGETVSRYFNRVLRAVGELRGELIRPPPLETPTKIQGNHKWDPYFKDCNGAIDGTHVRASVPKDMELSFRGRKSYASQNVMAAVDFDLRFTYVLAGWEGTAHDALVLRDALERENGLRVPQGKFYLVDAGYGAKPGFLPPFRGVHYHLNEWGNNPVQNEKELFNLRHSSLRITVERAFGCLKRRFKILDDATPFFPFPTQVDIVVTCCIIHNWVIQDGIDEFFIEDNNLSSYNYATTYSGQANEHTEMVNFRQSIADQMWADHQDNNIN